Proteins encoded in a region of the Streptomyces sp. NBC_00513 genome:
- a CDS encoding RidA family protein, with translation MSGIVDARLAELGLILPEVVPPLATYQPAVRSGVYVYTAGQLPMVKGSLPVTGKVGAEVSAEQAKELAATCALNALAAVKSVVGDLDKIARVVKVVGFIASAPDFTAQPGVLNGASELLGAVLGDKGVHARSAVGVAVLPLDAPVEVEIQVELTPDA, from the coding sequence ATGAGCGGGATCGTCGACGCGAGGCTGGCCGAGCTCGGCCTGATCCTGCCCGAGGTCGTGCCGCCGCTGGCCACCTACCAGCCGGCGGTCCGATCGGGCGTGTACGTGTACACCGCGGGCCAGCTCCCGATGGTCAAGGGCAGCCTGCCGGTCACCGGCAAGGTCGGTGCCGAGGTCTCGGCGGAGCAGGCCAAGGAACTGGCCGCCACGTGCGCGCTGAACGCCCTGGCCGCCGTCAAGTCGGTGGTCGGTGACCTCGACAAGATCGCGCGCGTCGTCAAGGTCGTCGGTTTCATCGCCTCGGCGCCCGACTTCACCGCCCAGCCGGGCGTGCTGAACGGTGCGAGCGAGCTGCTCGGCGCCGTCCTCGGCGACAAGGGCGTGCACGCCCGCAGCGCCGTCGGTGTGGCGGTCCTGCCGCTGGACGCGCCGGTCGAGGTCGAGATCCAGGTCGAGCTCACCCCCGACGCCTGA
- a CDS encoding DUF4177 domain-containing protein, with product MTKKFEYATVPLLVHATKQILDTWGEDGWELVQVVPGPNNPEQLVAYLKREKSA from the coding sequence ATGACCAAGAAGTTCGAATACGCGACCGTCCCGCTGCTGGTCCACGCCACCAAGCAGATCCTGGACACCTGGGGCGAGGACGGCTGGGAGCTCGTCCAGGTCGTGCCCGGGCCGAACAACCCCGAGCAGCTCGTGGCCTACCTGAAGCGGGAGAAGTCGGCATGA
- a CDS encoding NUDIX domain-containing protein, protein MPNGEHGQQNTPTGPTPAGGQWYPPEWPDRIRALADGALTPVAPKRAATVMLLRDTDGGPAVHMLRRRTSMAFAGGAYAYPGGGVDPRDEEHLVGWAGPSLADWSARLGTDPRTAQAIVCGAVRETFEEAGVLLAGETPDSVVGDTTADDWEADRLALVARELSFAEFLGRRGLLLRSDLLGAWARWITPEFEPRRYDTWFFVAALPEGQRTRNASTEADRTVWIRPADAAAGYDKGELLMMPPTISTLRSLEPYDSPAHALAAAAGQDLTPVLAQATLENGELVLSWPGHDEFTKRVRPGNPGGATA, encoded by the coding sequence ATGCCGAACGGTGAGCACGGACAGCAGAACACCCCCACCGGCCCCACCCCCGCCGGAGGCCAGTGGTACCCGCCCGAGTGGCCCGACCGCATCCGCGCGCTCGCGGACGGCGCCCTCACGCCCGTGGCGCCCAAGCGCGCGGCCACGGTGATGCTGCTGCGGGACACCGACGGCGGCCCCGCCGTGCACATGCTCCGCCGCCGCACCTCGATGGCCTTCGCGGGCGGGGCGTACGCCTACCCCGGTGGCGGGGTGGACCCCCGCGACGAGGAGCACCTCGTCGGCTGGGCCGGGCCGAGCCTCGCGGACTGGTCGGCGCGGCTGGGCACGGACCCCCGTACCGCCCAGGCGATCGTCTGCGGCGCGGTACGCGAGACGTTCGAGGAGGCCGGAGTCCTGCTGGCGGGCGAGACCCCGGACAGCGTCGTCGGCGACACCACGGCCGACGACTGGGAGGCCGACCGGCTGGCCCTGGTGGCCCGCGAGCTGTCCTTCGCCGAGTTCCTCGGCCGCCGGGGCCTCCTCCTGCGGTCCGACCTGCTCGGCGCGTGGGCCCGGTGGATCACCCCGGAGTTCGAGCCCCGTCGCTACGACACCTGGTTCTTCGTCGCCGCGCTCCCCGAGGGCCAGCGCACCCGCAACGCCTCGACCGAGGCCGACCGGACCGTCTGGATCCGGCCCGCCGACGCCGCCGCCGGCTACGACAAGGGCGAGCTGCTCATGATGCCGCCGACGATCTCCACCCTGCGCTCCCTGGAGCCCTACGACAGCCCAGCGCACGCCCTCGCGGCCGCCGCGGGTCAGGACCTCACCCCGGTGCTCGCGCAGGCCACCCTGGAGAACGGCGAGCTGGTGCTCAGCTGGCCCGGCCACGACGAGTTCACCAAGCGCGTCCGGCCCGGAAACCCCGGAGGAGCCACCGCATGA
- a CDS encoding ArsA-related P-loop ATPase, with amino-acid sequence MSRLQVVSGKGGTGKTTVAAALALALAREGRRTLLVEVEGRQGIAQLFGAEALPYEERKIAVAPGRGGGEVYALAIDAERALLDYLQMFYKLGSAGRALKKLGAIDFATTIAPGLRDVLLTGKACEAVRRKDKTGRFVYDHVIMDAPPTGRITRFLNVNDEVAGLARFGPIHNQAQAVMKVLKSPDTAVHLVTLLEEMPVQETADGIAELVAAGLPVGRVVVNMVRPHHLDEDTLRAAAGEHRADVAKALSRAGLGGARRGGLAERLVEPLLMQAAEHASRVQLEREQRTVLEGLPVPTYELPLLGGGMDLAGLYELATELRKQAGDE; translated from the coding sequence GTGAGCAGGCTCCAGGTGGTCAGCGGCAAGGGCGGCACCGGCAAGACCACGGTCGCCGCGGCACTCGCGCTCGCCCTCGCACGCGAGGGCAGGCGGACTCTTCTCGTGGAGGTCGAGGGCAGGCAAGGCATCGCGCAGCTCTTCGGCGCGGAGGCGCTCCCGTACGAGGAGCGGAAGATCGCGGTCGCACCCGGCAGGGGCGGTGGCGAGGTGTACGCGCTCGCCATCGACGCCGAACGCGCGCTGCTGGACTACCTCCAGATGTTCTACAAGCTCGGTTCGGCCGGCCGCGCCCTGAAGAAGCTGGGCGCGATCGACTTCGCGACGACCATCGCGCCGGGCCTGCGCGACGTCCTGCTGACGGGCAAGGCTTGCGAGGCGGTCCGGCGCAAGGACAAGACCGGACGGTTCGTCTACGACCACGTGATCATGGACGCCCCGCCGACCGGACGCATCACCCGCTTCCTGAACGTCAACGACGAGGTGGCGGGGCTGGCCCGGTTCGGGCCGATCCACAACCAGGCGCAGGCCGTCATGAAGGTGCTCAAGTCACCGGACACGGCGGTCCACCTGGTCACCCTCCTGGAGGAGATGCCCGTCCAGGAGACCGCGGACGGCATCGCGGAACTGGTCGCGGCGGGCCTTCCGGTCGGCAGGGTCGTCGTGAACATGGTCCGACCGCACCACCTGGACGAGGACACCCTGCGCGCGGCGGCCGGCGAGCACCGGGCCGACGTGGCGAAGGCCTTGTCCCGGGCCGGCCTGGGCGGCGCGCGGCGCGGCGGACTGGCCGAGCGGCTGGTGGAGCCTCTGCTCATGCAGGCCGCCGAGCACGCGAGCCGGGTGCAGCTGGAGCGCGAGCAGCGCACCGTGCTGGAGGGGCTGCCCGTGCCGACGTACGAACTCCCCCTGCTCGGCGGGGGGATGGACCTGGCCGGGCTCTACGAGCTGGCGACGGAGCTGCGGAAGCAGGCGGGCGACGAATGA
- a CDS encoding ArsA family ATPase has translation MGASTGMNTPPPLAVDALLDDPKTRIIVCCGAGGVGKTTTAAALGVRAAERGRKVVVLTIDPARRLAQSMGIDSLDNTPRRVKGVGTGDDGGDGDGGDGGELHAMMLDMKRTFDEIVEAHADGERAQAILANPFYQSLSAGFAGTQEYMAMEKLGQLRAKDDWDLIVVDTPPSRSALDFLDAPKRLGSFLDGRFIRVLMAPAKVGGRAGMKFLNVGMSMMTGTLSKLMGASLLKDVQTFVAAMDTMFGGFRTRADATFRLLQAPGTAFLVVAAPEPDALREAAYFVERLAADRMPLAGLVLNRVHVSGADRLSAERALAAAENLEDGGIVDQESGKAGLRDAAAEAAAPAPGALETGSPSAGTTEHGTDRPTTHQDGTDRHDPNRHGIDRDAAVTPDADGEGEGNADDDADVDAITAGLLRLHAERMQVIARERRTHDRFTSLHPEVAVAEVAALPGDVHDLAGLRAIGERLAAGVPAGA, from the coding sequence ATGGGCGCGAGCACGGGCATGAACACTCCGCCGCCACTGGCGGTCGACGCACTGCTGGACGATCCGAAGACCCGCATCATCGTGTGCTGCGGCGCGGGCGGGGTCGGCAAGACCACCACGGCCGCGGCGCTGGGCGTGCGGGCGGCGGAGCGCGGCCGGAAGGTCGTCGTGCTCACCATCGACCCGGCGCGCAGGCTGGCCCAGTCGATGGGCATCGACTCGCTGGACAACACCCCGCGCCGCGTCAAGGGCGTGGGCACCGGCGACGACGGCGGGGACGGGGACGGCGGCGATGGCGGCGAACTGCACGCCATGATGCTGGACATGAAGCGGACCTTCGACGAGATCGTCGAGGCGCACGCGGACGGCGAGCGGGCCCAGGCCATCCTGGCGAACCCCTTCTACCAGTCCCTGTCGGCCGGTTTCGCCGGCACGCAGGAGTACATGGCGATGGAGAAGTTGGGCCAGCTGCGGGCCAAGGACGACTGGGACCTGATCGTCGTCGACACCCCGCCGAGCCGGTCCGCGCTGGACTTCCTGGACGCGCCGAAGCGCCTGGGGTCCTTCCTCGACGGGAGGTTCATCCGGGTCCTGATGGCTCCGGCGAAGGTCGGCGGCCGGGCCGGGATGAAGTTCTTGAATGTCGGCATGTCGATGATGACGGGCACGCTGAGCAAACTGATGGGTGCCTCGCTCCTCAAGGACGTGCAGACCTTCGTGGCCGCGATGGACACGATGTTCGGCGGCTTCCGCACCCGCGCGGACGCCACCTTCCGGCTGCTCCAGGCCCCCGGTACGGCCTTCCTCGTGGTCGCCGCGCCCGAACCCGACGCCCTGCGCGAGGCCGCGTACTTCGTGGAGCGGTTGGCGGCGGACCGCATGCCGCTGGCCGGCCTGGTGCTGAACCGGGTGCACGTGAGCGGAGCCGACCGGCTGTCCGCGGAGCGGGCGTTGGCCGCCGCAGAGAATCTTGAAGACGGCGGCATTGTCGATCAGGAGTCCGGGAAAGCTGGACTTCGTGACGCGGCCGCGGAGGCCGCCGCCCCCGCCCCGGGGGCTCTCGAAACCGGCTCCCCCAGCGCCGGCACGACCGAGCACGGCACGGACCGACCCACGACGCACCAGGACGGCACGGACCGGCACGATCCGAACCGGCACGGCATAGACCGGGACGCCGCCGTCACACCCGACGCCGATGGCGAAGGCGAAGGCAACGCCGATGACGACGCCGACGTGGACGCGATCACGGCAGGACTGCTGCGCCTGCACGCCGAGCGGATGCAGGTGATCGCGCGCGAACGACGCACGCACGATCGTTTCACCTCGCTGCACCCCGAGGTGGCGGTGGCCGAAGTGGCCGCCCTGCCCGGCGATGTACACGACCTCGCCGGGCTGCGGGCCATCGGAGAGCGGCTCGCGGCCGGGGTTCCGGCCGGAGCGTAG
- a CDS encoding WhiB family transcriptional regulator gives MGWVTDWSAQAACRTTDPDELFVQGAAQNRAKAVCTGCPVRTECLADALDNRVEFGVWGGMTERERRALLRRRPTVTSWRRLLETARTEYERSTGILTMDVDAEIDVPYETYAAAG, from the coding sequence ATGGGCTGGGTTACCGACTGGAGTGCGCAGGCAGCCTGCCGCACTACCGATCCGGATGAACTGTTTGTTCAAGGAGCGGCACAGAACAGGGCCAAGGCGGTGTGCACCGGATGTCCGGTGCGAACCGAGTGCCTGGCCGACGCGCTCGACAATCGTGTCGAGTTCGGAGTATGGGGCGGAATGACCGAGCGGGAACGACGCGCACTGTTGCGCCGGCGGCCCACCGTCACCTCGTGGCGACGGCTGCTCGAAACCGCTCGTACGGAATACGAGCGCAGTACGGGCATCCTCACCATGGATGTCGACGCGGAGATCGACGTTCCGTACGAGACGTACGCGGCTGCCGGGTAG